Proteins co-encoded in one Desulfofundulus luciae genomic window:
- a CDS encoding DMT family transporter: MTGQRQNLLQLKADLALLGTSFIWGVTFVVVQNALSSIGPYYFLGIRFLLAFLFLAAIYHRQLVRLNRDTLGAGCIIGVFLFGGYAFQTVGLQYTTASNAGFITGLSVVLVPVFSALFTRQAPGVFAATGVVLAATGLGLLSLGKELSFNYGDLLVFFCALCFALHIIMVGRYARHLHPPLLALIQIGVVSLAGFLFGLATETWPEQLSRPVWVALLLTAIPATALAFLIQNSVQRFTSATHTAIIFTMEPVFAAVSAYFLAGEILTPRQMIGCILILSGMLLAELKGKHIRTISKTSKEVQTGTL; this comes from the coding sequence TTGACCGGACAAAGGCAGAATCTTTTACAGTTAAAGGCCGATTTGGCCCTGCTGGGAACAAGTTTTATCTGGGGTGTTACCTTTGTGGTGGTGCAAAACGCCCTCTCCTCCATCGGACCCTATTACTTCCTGGGCATTCGTTTTTTGCTGGCCTTCCTTTTTCTGGCCGCAATTTATCACCGGCAGCTAGTGCGACTTAACCGCGACACCCTGGGGGCAGGTTGCATCATTGGAGTATTTTTATTTGGAGGTTATGCCTTTCAAACCGTGGGTTTGCAGTACACCACCGCATCCAACGCCGGTTTTATTACTGGTCTATCGGTAGTGCTGGTGCCTGTTTTCAGTGCGCTTTTTACCAGACAAGCGCCCGGCGTTTTCGCCGCCACAGGCGTAGTCCTGGCCGCCACCGGGCTGGGGCTGTTATCCCTGGGAAAAGAATTGAGTTTTAATTACGGGGATTTGCTGGTTTTCTTTTGTGCCCTTTGCTTTGCGTTACATATAATCATGGTTGGGCGTTACGCCCGCCACCTCCACCCTCCCCTGCTGGCTTTAATTCAGATCGGGGTTGTTTCCCTGGCCGGTTTTCTTTTTGGACTGGCTACCGAAACCTGGCCGGAGCAATTAAGCCGCCCGGTATGGGTAGCTCTGCTTCTGACCGCCATACCGGCCACCGCCCTGGCCTTTTTGATTCAAAACAGCGTTCAACGCTTTACCTCCGCTACCCATACGGCGATTATCTTTACCATGGAACCAGTCTTTGCCGCTGTAAGCGCCTACTTCTTAGCCGGCGAAATACTCACCCCGCGACAAATGATTGGATGCATCTTGATCCTCAGTGGCATGTTGCTGGCCGAACTGAAGGGAAAACACATCCGGACGATAAGCAAAACATCAAAAGAAGTGCAAACCGGCACCCTGTAA
- a CDS encoding DUF503 domain-containing protein, giving the protein MVVGILVMELRMSEANSLKGKRRVLKSLLDKVKARYNVSVSEVGKQDTWHFSTIGVSFISNDSAHVHQTLTAVVRFVEGLGTVELLDVRMELL; this is encoded by the coding sequence TTGGTTGTAGGCATACTGGTAATGGAGTTACGCATGAGCGAAGCTAATTCTCTAAAAGGCAAGCGACGGGTGTTAAAAAGTTTACTGGATAAGGTAAAGGCCCGCTACAATGTTTCGGTATCTGAAGTAGGTAAACAGGATACCTGGCACTTCTCTACCATAGGGGTGTCTTTTATCAGTAACGATAGCGCCCATGTTCACCAGACCCTGACGGCAGTGGTACGTTTTGTTGAAGGCCTGGGAACGGTAGAATTGCTGGATGTGCGGATGGAGCTACTGTAA
- a CDS encoding zinc dependent phospholipase C family protein, producing MINPLTWAIAKRFLAVADPLQHLVDRGGVTHTFCNQQALTILEQDGLKEQVRLLRRHLVTFNRGTLWADRGWKCFAHYLDPHSGRGLGSWPDAAGECEEYFQRALSCWYQGKKDLAFFYLGAAVHLVQDLCVPHHARGVAFNGHQRYEAWVREHCGLFRVNRNGYYQVASRAGDWVYANARLAREYYPLVSAGQEYHEVTGVLLGLAQRTTAGFLAYFLSRVT from the coding sequence GTGATTAACCCTTTGACGTGGGCCATAGCCAAGCGGTTCCTAGCTGTGGCCGATCCCCTGCAACACCTGGTGGATCGCGGGGGGGTCACCCATACTTTTTGTAACCAGCAGGCCTTAACCATTTTAGAACAGGATGGTTTAAAAGAACAGGTCCGATTGTTGCGCAGGCACCTGGTGACATTCAACCGGGGCACACTCTGGGCCGACCGGGGGTGGAAATGTTTCGCCCATTACCTGGATCCCCATTCCGGCAGAGGCCTCGGCTCATGGCCCGATGCGGCCGGTGAGTGCGAGGAATATTTTCAGCGGGCGCTATCCTGCTGGTATCAAGGGAAAAAGGATCTGGCCTTTTTCTACCTGGGAGCCGCCGTTCACCTGGTGCAGGACTTATGTGTTCCCCATCATGCGCGCGGTGTAGCTTTTAACGGGCATCAACGATATGAAGCCTGGGTACGGGAACACTGTGGCCTCTTCAGGGTTAACCGCAATGGCTATTACCAGGTTGCTTCCCGGGCCGGTGATTGGGTCTATGCCAATGCCCGCCTGGCCAGGGAATATTACCCCCTGGTTAGCGCCGGGCAGGAATATCACGAAGTCACCGGTGTGCTGCTGGGCCTGGCCCAGCGTACCACTGCCGGCTTTTTAGCTTATTTTTTAAGTCGGGTTACGTGA
- a CDS encoding STAS domain-containing protein, whose amino-acid sequence MVNIWQDGNYLRVSGIVVSHHFNKLQRILEDVAREEGHIVLDLRELEFIDEPGVCQLFSFIDQLSQRGIRVELINAQDKVLSKFLVVGLRLWLDEQIFNKVG is encoded by the coding sequence TTGGTTAATATTTGGCAAGATGGCAATTACCTTCGTGTGAGCGGTATTGTGGTTAGCCATCATTTCAATAAATTGCAAAGGATATTAGAAGATGTGGCCCGGGAAGAAGGGCACATTGTCCTGGATTTGCGTGAACTGGAGTTTATTGATGAGCCGGGAGTATGCCAGCTTTTTAGTTTCATTGATCAACTCTCTCAACGAGGTATCCGGGTGGAACTGATCAATGCCCAGGACAAGGTGCTTTCCAAGTTTCTTGTAGTGGGGCTCCGACTCTGGTTGGACGAGCAAATCTTTAATAAGGTGGGGTAA
- the pstA gene encoding phosphate ABC transporter permease PstA, with translation MNARLADRLATIMFWTGAAMVLAILALLLGYILWHGIRVIDWHFLTAPPQTIVAGGGVGPQIFNSFYLLLLTMLITTPLGLLAGIYLAEYAGKGRITEYIRLSIETLTSLPSIVVGLFGLLIFVNMTGWGYSLMSGALALAVINLPLMVRISEEAIRSVPGELREASLALGATRWETMWRVILPSAFPGLVTGAIIAAGRVFGEAAALLYTAGMSSPILNFSDLDPLSPTSPLNPFRPAETLAVHIWKINSEALIPDVRRVADGSSAVLILVVLLFNICARWLGRRIYRRLTAT, from the coding sequence ATGAATGCCCGGTTGGCGGATCGCCTGGCTACCATCATGTTCTGGACGGGTGCGGCTATGGTGCTGGCCATTTTAGCATTGCTTTTGGGTTATATTCTCTGGCACGGCATCCGGGTTATTGACTGGCACTTTTTAACCGCGCCGCCTCAGACTATTGTCGCTGGCGGTGGGGTGGGACCCCAAATTTTTAACTCTTTCTACCTGCTCCTGTTAACCATGCTCATTACTACCCCCCTGGGTTTGCTGGCAGGGATTTACCTGGCCGAATACGCCGGTAAGGGACGAATTACCGAATATATTCGTCTCTCCATCGAAACCCTTACCTCCCTGCCCTCCATTGTGGTTGGCCTGTTTGGCCTGCTTATCTTTGTCAACATGACCGGATGGGGGTATAGCTTAATGTCCGGAGCGCTGGCCCTGGCGGTGATTAACCTGCCACTGATGGTACGCATTTCAGAAGAGGCCATCCGCAGTGTTCCCGGTGAGTTAAGGGAAGCCAGCCTGGCCCTGGGGGCCACCCGCTGGGAAACCATGTGGCGGGTGATATTGCCTTCCGCCTTCCCCGGTCTGGTTACGGGGGCCATTATTGCTGCCGGTAGGGTTTTTGGTGAGGCGGCGGCCTTGCTGTATACTGCCGGCATGAGCAGCCCCATTTTAAATTTCTCCGATCTCGATCCCTTGAGTCCCACTTCGCCACTAAATCCCTTCCGTCCAGCCGAAACCCTGGCGGTGCACATCTGGAAAATCAATTCCGAAGCTCTTATCCCCGATGTGCGCCGTGTGGCCGACGGTTCGTCTGCCGTGCTTATTCTGGTTGTGCTGCTTTTTAATATCTGTGCCCGCTGGCTGGGCCGGCGCATCTACCGCCGGTTGACCGCCACGTAA